One genomic segment of Mytilus trossulus isolate FHL-02 chromosome 4, PNRI_Mtr1.1.1.hap1, whole genome shotgun sequence includes these proteins:
- the LOC134714895 gene encoding forkhead box protein I1-ema-like, with protein MINSQFSIDYLTRVVDSETVQRDSVSSEGDIVETPSPCTSESESSCSDSAESIAQVLLSLDRSIKNGLCSSDPNEKPPHSYIAMISMAILSKLDKKILLNDIYQYIMENFPFYNNKEKAWRNSIRHNLSLNECFIKNGRSDNGKGNYWSIHPACLDDFSKGDFRRRQARRRARKSTVKSVNGSPNENDIRYNLGYVPMTSSQIGFQPYSMKGSPMHSTPHNPYQIFPTPGSTFGMSRKPFPAAMQSFVSDSLFPVAPSAPMGRSFNVPSTYCTSSSFNPSTNPPFYSSCQIQKGFSEW; from the exons ATGATTAATTCACAGTTCAGCATCGATTATTTGACCAGAGTGGTGGACAGCGAGACGGTCCAAAGAGATTCTGTCTCGAGCGAGGGAGATATAGTTGAGACACCATCTCCATGCAcaagtgaaagtgaaagtagctGCAGCGACAGTGCAGAATCTATTGCACAG gttTTGTTATCATTAGATAGATCGATCAAGAATGGCTTATGTTCTAGTGATCCAAATGAGAAACCACCACACTCCTACATCGCTATGATTTCCATGGCAATACTCAGTAAACTGGACAAGAAAATCTTACTGAATGATATCTACCAATATATCATGGAAAACTTTCCGTTTTACAATAACAAGGAAAAGGCATGGAGAAACAGCATACGACATAATCTCTCCCTAAACgagtgctttataaagaatggAAGGTCCGATAATGGCAAAGGCAATTATTGGTCCATTCATCCGGCATGCCTCGACGATTTTTCGAAAGGAGATTTTAGACGTCGACAAGCAAGACGAAGAGCAAGGAAAAGTACAGTAAAATCTGTCAATGGATCTCCCAATGAAAACGACATCCGGTACAACTTGGGATATGTACCTATGACATCATCACAAATTGGATTCCAACCCTACTCAATGAAAGGATCTCCGATGCATTCAACACCACACAATCCATACCAAATTTTCCCGACTCCTGGATCTACATTCGGAATGTCAAGAAAACCTTTCCCGGCAGCCATGCAGTCGTTTGTTAGTGATTCATTGTTTCCTGTTGCACCGTCAGCACCCATGGGACGATCATTTAATGTACCATCAACATACTGTACGTCGTCATCGTTCAACCCTAGCACGAACCCACCATTTTATTCATCGTGTCAGATACAGAAAGGGTTTTCTGAATGGTAG